In Flavobacterium enshiense, the genomic stretch TCATTCATTACTTCTCGTCAAATCGAAGCTGCACGTATCGCTGCAACTCGTTACATGAAACGTGAAGGACAATTATGGATCAAAATATTTCCAGACAAACCTATCACCAAGAAACCTCTTGAAGTACGTATGGGTAAAGGTAAAGGTGCAGTTGAATACTGGGCTGCAGTTGTTAAACCAGGTAGAATTATGTTTGAAGTAGGCGGAGTGCCTTTGGCGGTTGCAAAAGAAGCATTACGTCTTGCGGCTCAAAAAATGCCTGTTAAAACTAAGTTTATCGTTGCTAGAGATTTCGAAGCATAATCAATTTTATTATGAAACAATCAGAAATTAAAGATCTATCTGCAGCTGAGTTACAAGGACAACTTAGTCAGTTAAAGAAGACATATGCCGACCTAAAAAATGCTCACGCAATTTCTCCAATTGAAAACCCACTACAGTTAAGAGCTGTAAGAAGATCAATTGCAAGAGTAGCGACTGAGTTAACTAAAAGAGAGTTACTATAATTGTATTCTTCTGAAAGATGGAAAAAAGAAATTTAAGAAAAGAAAGAATTGGTGTGGTTACTAGCAACAAAATGGAGAAATCTATTGTTGTTTCTGAAACAAGAAGAGTAAAACACCCATTATATGGTAAGTTCGTGTTAAAAACTAAAAAATACGTTGCACACGACGAAACAAACGATTGCAATATTGGTGATACAGTAAAGATCATGGAAACAAGACCTTTATCTAAATCAAAATGTTGGAGATTAGTTGAAATCATTGAAAGAGCGAAGTAATTATGGTACAACAGGAAT encodes the following:
- the rpsQ gene encoding 30S ribosomal protein S17, with the translated sequence MEKRNLRKERIGVVTSNKMEKSIVVSETRRVKHPLYGKFVLKTKKYVAHDETNDCNIGDTVKIMETRPLSKSKCWRLVEIIERAK
- the rpmC gene encoding 50S ribosomal protein L29 → MKQSEIKDLSAAELQGQLSQLKKTYADLKNAHAISPIENPLQLRAVRRSIARVATELTKRELL
- the rplP gene encoding 50S ribosomal protein L16, with translation MLQPKRTKYRKVQKGKMKGVSQRGHELSNGMFGIKSLDYSFITSRQIEAARIAATRYMKREGQLWIKIFPDKPITKKPLEVRMGKGKGAVEYWAAVVKPGRIMFEVGGVPLAVAKEALRLAAQKMPVKTKFIVARDFEA